A region of Odocoileus virginianus isolate 20LAN1187 ecotype Illinois unplaced genomic scaffold, Ovbor_1.2 Unplaced_Contig_17, whole genome shotgun sequence DNA encodes the following proteins:
- the LOC139034009 gene encoding uncharacterized protein encodes MREEPARQLFLTRGCPGGPICPLGSRRDEKGICKAALPLEVVPGAGLGDRKLEQVEAKEAWQGTGYVDSGPSGAEGRQPGVLGEEEGEKAGRAGGRGPAAGRVPVSPSPSSPPGALVTLRFPPPSSEPQRPPRPALLPFRPHPPARAGPARLAVAPPEAAAAHPCGAAPTRTHGAAGALRVRLRGRRGPGRLGEKGAGKGFRSLGPSWRGDAREDETAAGSGLCCTSSLGHDTIGKTKKAEVPASQQLIPEQVRSVSEPFWIQRGLKQ; translated from the exons atgagagaggaacctgcaaggcagctcttcctcacACGGGGCTGCCCCGGGGGCCCAATATGTCCCCTCGGGAGCCGCCGGGATGAGAAAGgaatctgcaaggcagctcttcccctcgaggttgtcccggGGGCCGg GCTAGGAGATAGG AAACTAGAGCAAGTTGAAGCCAAAGAGGCCTGGCAGGGTACGGGGTACGTGGATTCGGGCCCGAGTGGAGCGGAAGGCCGACAGCCGGGCGTCCTCGGAGAGGAGGAGGGCGAGAAAGCGGGGCGGGCCGGAGGTCGGGGTCCCGCAGCGGGAAGGGTCCCCGTTTCCCCCTCCCCATCGTCGCCGCCCGGGGCTCTGGTGACGTTGCggtttcctcctccctccagcgAGCCTCAGCGCCCGCCGCGTCCCGCCCTCCTCCCCTTTCGCCCACACCCACCCGCCCGCGCCGGCCCGGCTCGGCTCGCAGTAGCGCCGCCCGAGGCTGCAGCGGCGCATCCCTGTGGCGCGGCGCCCACCCGCACCCATGGCGCGGCTGGCGCGCTGAGGGTTCGGCTCCGAGGGCGCCGGGGGCCCGGGCGCCTTGGAGAGAAGGGGGCCGGCAAGGGGTTCCGGAGCCTGGGCCCAAGCTGGAGAGGCGACGCCCGAGAGGACGAAACCGCGGCGGGGAGCG gCTTGTGTTGCACGTCATCACTGGGGCATGACACCATAGGGAAGACAAAGAAGGCTGAGGTCCCTGCCTCCCAGCAGCTTATACCTGAGCAGGTGAGATCTGTCTCAGAGCCCTTTTGGATTCAGAGAGGATTGAAACAGTAA